The DNA region GGCCGCCAGGAATTTCGGGATGATCAGCGGCAAGAAAGAGTCGATCCACCCCAGCTGCCGGAACAGCACGTATTGCGGGATCAACGTCACTTGGTAGGGCAGCATCAGGGTCATCAGCATCATGGCGAACCAAAAGCCGCGGCCACGGAACTCCAGCCGAGCAAAGGCGAAGGCTGCCATGGAGCAGGCCAGCACGTTGCCGCAGACCGATAGGCCCGCGATGATGAAGCTGTTGGTGAAGAACACCCCGAAGCTGGTGCGCAGTCCATTCCAGCCGCGGATATAGGAGTCGATGCTCCAGGCGGATGGGATGATGGAGGCGGAGGTGAATATCTCGTTTTCCGGCCGGAAGGATGCCGCCAGGAGCCACAGCAACGGATAGAGCATCGCCACGGAGGCAGCTAGCAACAGCGCATGGACGACAATCGACTTGATGCGCCGCTGGGTGGGTGAAATCTGCTGGCCGGTGACTACCGTCAGCCCTTGAGGAGCCTCAGTCGTCATAGTGCACCCAATACTTGCTGGTGAAGAAGGAGAAGGCGGTGAAGACGGCCACGAGAGCCAGCAGCACCCAGGCAAGGGCTGAGGCATAGCCCATGCGGAAGAAACCGAACGCCTCTTGGTAGAGATAGAGCGTGTAGAACAGCGTCGAGTTGATCGGATTGCCGGTGCCGCCCGATATGATGAAGGCCGGCGTGAAGCTCTTGAAGGCTTCGATGGTCTGGATGATGGCGTTGAAGAACACTACCGGGGTCAGGAGGGGCAGCGTGATCTTGAGGAACTGCCGCCACTTGCTGGCACCGTCGAGGCTAGCTGCCTCGTACATATCCTGCGGGATCTGCCGCAAGCCGGCGAGGAAGATGATCATGGGCGAGCCGAACTGCCAGATCGAGAGGATGATCAGCGTCCAGAGTGAATAGGACGGATGCGAAATCCAGCTCGGGCCTTGAATGCCGACCAGCGCCAGAAGCTTGTTTACGAGACCGTCACCGGCAAAGATCTGCCGCCACAGAATGGCGATAGCGACCGAAGCGCCGAGCAGACTTGGTAGATAAAACAACGCGCGATACAGCGGCAGGCCCTTGATGCCCCGGTTGAGCAGCATGGCGACGGCCAGCGCGAAAGCGAGCTTGAGGGGCACCGAGAAAATAACGAAGAACATGGTCACGCGCATCGACGCCCAGAATTTGGGATCGTTGGTGAACATGCGGATATAGTTGTCGGCGCCGACCCAGTCTGGCGACGTCAACAGGTCGAAATCGGTGAAGCTGAGATAAAAGGACGAAATAATCGGCCCAATGGTCAGCCCAAAAAAGCCGATGAACCAGGGCAGAAGGAACAGGTAGCCCGGCGCGTCGTTCTGCCAAATGCGCGACCAGATTGAAGGGCGGGGCGCGGCGGTTTGTTCCGCCCCAGTCATTGTGGTGGTTCCCATCGCCATGGACTATCCTCCCAGTCTGGGGGTCGAGACGACTGCGTCGGAAAGGGCTGTGCCGACATCGGCCAGCGAAAGCTGACGGCGCAAGAAGGTCATGACGTCACCAAGAAAATCGTCGGAAACGAACTGCGCGCCCCAGGGCCTGGAGCGCGCAGTCTGGTTTTAACTAGCCGCGCGGTTCAGGATGGCAGTGGCTTCGTCGACGAAGTACTGGCCAGCATCCTCTGGAGAGCGGGCGCCGAAGGCCACTTCCTGGCTCAGCGTACGCAGCAGCGAGATGTCGATCTCGCCGGCAGCGGCCGGCGGCGGCGGCGGCAGCGGCCCAAGCAGGTCGCCCAGGTTCGACACGAAGTTGAGCGCGATCTGGTTCTGCTCGTCCAGCGTTGGCGCAACGGCTTCACGGACGCTCTGGGAAACCGGCACACCGCGCTCGACACCCAGGATTTTGCCAGCTTCCACGTCGTTGACGACGAAGTTGACGAAGGCCGCAGCCGCTTCGGGATTGTTGTTGCCAACCGAGAAGAACATGGACGGCTTGCGGTAGTGACCCCCGCCGACGCCTTCGGCAAAGCGTGGGTAGCCGATCATATCCAAGCGGTCCTGCATGAGAGCCTGGTAGCCGACGAGCTGGTTGGAGTTGGACGGCATCAAAGCCGACTTGTTGAGCACCAGCATGGTGGTTTCCAGCGGGCCGGTATCGAGCGCCTGATCTTCAGGGCTAACGATCACACCGGCTTCGCGGAAGTCGTTCCACATGGTGAACCAGTTGGTCATGTCCTCAGCCGTGAAGCCGAGTTGCCCATCAGCGGTGTAGAGCGACTTGCCCTGCTGACGCAGCCAGTTGTCGAGCATCGGCTCGGTACCCGAGTTGTCGGGCATCATCTTCATCCCGTTACGGATATTGGCTTCCGCGAAAGCCTTGCCCTTTTCCATGATGTCATCATAGGTCCAGTCACTGGTCGGCGGCTCGATGCCGGCTTCCTCGAAGGCTGCCGTGTTCACCAGCGTGGCCACGGTGTTAGCGCCGAGGGAGATGCCATAGAGCTTGCCGTTGACCTTGCCGGCCTCGAGCTGGTCTTCGTCGAAGTCGGAGACGTCCAGCACGCCGCCTACATAATCGTCCAACGGCGCAATGGCGTTACGGTTGGCGTATTCAACGATGTAGCGATAGTCCATTTGGATGATGTCGGGCGCGTTGCCGCCCGCAGTCTGGGTCGCCAGCTTAGGCCAGTAGTCGTTCCAGGAGAGGAACTCTCCTTCGACATTAGCCTCGTCGTAGAGATCGGTCACCCGATAGGTGCGGTCGGCACGATCCTGGCCGCCCCAGAAGATCAGCCGAAGATCGGTACTCTGCGCCCAGGCTGGGACAACGCCAAAAGCGCCGACAGCGGCAAGCGCCGAACTGCCCATCAGAAACTGACGTCGATCGATACGAATTGTCATGTATTTTCCTCCCATGAACATGTGGTCTTCCCGGCGGGAACTTGTGCAACCAAGACAGCCTCCCCGCCGCTAAGTCACCAACCAGTTACAAGGCGTAGCATACAAGCTCGAAGCGAGCAACAATCTTGTATGGTAGCCCCGCCGTTCGAAATTCCTCATAAGCTGCGGGTACTTCGGATCTTCTGCCCGATTGTGCCGCAGCGCTTTATCAACGGAGCTTGATCGAAGCAGAGCAAAAAGAAAAATACGAAATTGCCCATGCAATATAGATGGTATCTATGGCCGGCGCTTTTGCAGGAGGGGACGCATGGACAAGTTGCTGACGCAGTTTCTCGCAGTGGCTGAGGCCGGCAGCATCAGTGGCGCAGCAACGGCGCTGTTCGTCACCCAGCCCACGCTTACCTTTAACATGCGCAAGCTCGAGGAGACCATGGGCGTGCCGCTATTGGTGCGTTCCTCGCGCGGGGTCGAGCTTACGGCGTATGGCGAAACGCTCTACCAGAACGCCCGCCTCATGCGCCGCCTCTACGACAACACGCTCAAGACGATCGAGCACCAGCGTGGTCGCACTGAGCAGGGCCTATCCATCGGGTCCGGCTATTCGTGGTGGACCCTCTTTATCCGCGACATGGTGGTGGACTATTCCGGTCAATACCCGAGCGCCCGCATCCATGTGAGCCTGGGCAACCAACTCCGCTGCATGGACCAATTGCTCTCGGGCGACATATCCCTTTTCGTCGCGCACGAGATCGAGGGGCTCAACCGCAGCACCGGCGCGCGCTTCCTTCCGTTGAGCCGGGTTGGTCTTGGCTATTTCGTGCGCGCGGGGCATCCACTCCTTACGCAATCTCGGTCCTTGAGCGAGATCGAGATCTATCCCGCTGTCACCAGTTCCATGCCCGAAATCCGGCACCAGCGCTTTTTCGAGACGTGGAGCCGGACAACGGCCGCCAGTGCAGCGTTTGATCAGGGCAAATATGCCTTTGCATCCAATTCACTCGCCGCCTGCCTCGATTATGTCGAGCGCACCAATGCGGTGCTCAGCCACACCGAGGTCATGGAGGCGGAGTTCCGCCAGCGCGGCCTGGCGCGTGTTGTGGTTACGGAGCCAACCCGGCAGAGCAATATCGGCATATATGTGCTGGCGGAGCGCGCCGAAGACCCTCGCGTGTCCGAACTGATCGCCTGGTTGCAGCGCGCTGCGGAAAAGGTCTTGCCGCCGCTGAGCTGACTAGCTTGGCTTGGTGCGGAGATAATCGAGCACCATCTGCACCGCCTGCGCTTCCCGCTCCTGCACCATCGCGACTCCAGCGAGATCGCGGTCGAAGATCACCGAGAGCGTTGCCATGTTGGAGACATAAAAAAAGCCGAGCGCCGCAATGGAGATATAAAGCTGCACCGGGTCGACATCGCGCCGGAACACACCGGCGTCAGCACCCCGCTCCACAATGGTGGTGATCTGCCCCACCAGCGGCGAATGCAGCGCCTTGATGTCGGGCATGGTCTTCAGGAACCGGGCGTTCTCGATGTTTTCTGTGCCCAAGAGGCGGGGAAACCACGGATTGGCGAGGAAGTGCCGGAAGGTGAACCGCACCAGCCGGTCCATGGCCTGCACGGGGTCATATTGGTCAAGGCTCAAGGCCCGCTCGCCTCGCCTGATCTCGCCATAGGCGTCCAGCAGCACGGCGCGATAGAGGTCCTCCTTGTTGCCGAAATAATGGTAGAGCAGACGCTTGTTGGCGCCCGCCCGCTCGGCAATGGCATCCACCCGCGCGCCCTCGAAGC from Devosia sp. RR2S18 includes:
- a CDS encoding carbohydrate ABC transporter permease — its product is MTGAEQTAAPRPSIWSRIWQNDAPGYLFLLPWFIGFFGLTIGPIISSFYLSFTDFDLLTSPDWVGADNYIRMFTNDPKFWASMRVTMFFVIFSVPLKLAFALAVAMLLNRGIKGLPLYRALFYLPSLLGASVAIAILWRQIFAGDGLVNKLLALVGIQGPSWISHPSYSLWTLIILSIWQFGSPMIIFLAGLRQIPQDMYEAASLDGASKWRQFLKITLPLLTPVVFFNAIIQTIEAFKSFTPAFIISGGTGNPINSTLFYTLYLYQEAFGFFRMGYASALAWVLLALVAVFTAFSFFTSKYWVHYDD
- a CDS encoding LysR family transcriptional regulator; amino-acid sequence: MDKLLTQFLAVAEAGSISGAATALFVTQPTLTFNMRKLEETMGVPLLVRSSRGVELTAYGETLYQNARLMRRLYDNTLKTIEHQRGRTEQGLSIGSGYSWWTLFIRDMVVDYSGQYPSARIHVSLGNQLRCMDQLLSGDISLFVAHEIEGLNRSTGARFLPLSRVGLGYFVRAGHPLLTQSRSLSEIEIYPAVTSSMPEIRHQRFFETWSRTTAASAAFDQGKYAFASNSLAACLDYVERTNAVLSHTEVMEAEFRQRGLARVVVTEPTRQSNIGIYVLAERAEDPRVSELIAWLQRAAEKVLPPLS
- a CDS encoding TetR/AcrR family transcriptional regulator, with product MSEPSSVAVARTRQPKADPSSPKRSRNSAKTKAAILVAGRAEFAERGFEGARVDAIAERAGANKRLLYHYFGNKEDLYRAVLLDAYGEIRRGERALSLDQYDPVQAMDRLVRFTFRHFLANPWFPRLLGTENIENARFLKTMPDIKALHSPLVGQITTIVERGADAGVFRRDVDPVQLYISIAALGFFYVSNMATLSVIFDRDLAGVAMVQEREAQAVQMVLDYLRTKPS
- a CDS encoding carbohydrate ABC transporter permease, whose protein sequence is MLYPLLWLLAASFRPENEIFTSASIIPSAWSIDSYIRGWNGLRTSFGVFFTNSFIIAGLSVCGNVLACSMAAFAFARLEFRGRGFWFAMMLMTLMLPYQVTLIPQYVLFRQLGWIDSFLPLIIPKFLAADAFFIFLMVQFFRGLPRELDEAAQMDGCSPWRIYWKIILPLSMPVLATAAIFTFIWTWDDFFGPLIYLNEMRKYTVMLGLRTFTDSTGESDFGGLFAMSVLSLVPIFLFFLFFQRLLIEGIATTGMKR
- a CDS encoding ABC transporter substrate-binding protein, yielding MTIRIDRRQFLMGSSALAAVGAFGVVPAWAQSTDLRLIFWGGQDRADRTYRVTDLYDEANVEGEFLSWNDYWPKLATQTAGGNAPDIIQMDYRYIVEYANRNAIAPLDDYVGGVLDVSDFDEDQLEAGKVNGKLYGISLGANTVATLVNTAAFEEAGIEPPTSDWTYDDIMEKGKAFAEANIRNGMKMMPDNSGTEPMLDNWLRQQGKSLYTADGQLGFTAEDMTNWFTMWNDFREAGVIVSPEDQALDTGPLETTMLVLNKSALMPSNSNQLVGYQALMQDRLDMIGYPRFAEGVGGGHYRKPSMFFSVGNNNPEAAAAFVNFVVNDVEAGKILGVERGVPVSQSVREAVAPTLDEQNQIALNFVSNLGDLLGPLPPPPPAAAGEIDISLLRTLSQEVAFGARSPEDAGQYFVDEATAILNRAAS